In Salvelinus namaycush isolate Seneca chromosome 36, SaNama_1.0, whole genome shotgun sequence, one DNA window encodes the following:
- the LOC120030239 gene encoding E3 ubiquitin-protein ligase RNF186-like yields the protein MAEPPEPVHFQGDQASAEAAALGSEPGESTEVECPICYHEYNQCGKCPRMLECLHVFCTECLQRIQLFPYPAEPADPQSPRSTAIFCPLCRHPTLLETGDPLTLPCNSRILAQLPPMAFCTPVSMAAHLATVTQRVVLSLDTSRDARFIILPTVSLRVEQMHPSDRPHGGGVGLVGEVEVLQHHRRTLAVVFWVLFVMTCVVGLVFGPRFFRN from the coding sequence ATGGCTGAGCCTCCAGAACCAGTGCACTTCCAGGGGGACCAAGCATCAGCAGAAGCAGCGGCACTCGGCTCTGAGCCGGGTGAGTCCACAGAGGTGGAGTGTCCCATCTGCTACCACGAGTACAACCAGTGTGGCAAGTGTCCTCGCATGCTGGAATGCCTCCACGTCTTCTGCACCGAGTGCCTCCAGAGAATCCAGCTGTTCCCGTATCCAGCTGAACCCGCGGACCCCCAGAGCCCTCGCAGCACTGCCATTTTCTGCCCCCTCTGCCGCCACCCCACCCTGCTGGAGACCGGCGACCCCCTCACCCTGCCCTGCAACTCCCGCATCCTGGCTCAACTGCCCCCCATGGCTTTCTGCACACCCGTGTCGATGGCTGCCCACTTGGCCACCGTCACCCAGAGGGTGGTCCTCTCCCTGGATACCAGCAGGGACGCCCGCTTCATCATCCTGCCCACAGTGAGCCTAAGGGTGGAGCAGATGCACCCAAGCGATAGGCCCCATGGTGGAGGTGTGGGCCTGGTGGGTGAGGTGGAGGTGCTGCAGCACCACAGGAGGACCCTGGCCGTGGTGTTCTGGGTGTTGTTTGTGATGACCTGCGTGGTGGGACTGGTGTTTGGGCCCAGGTTTTTCCGCAACTGA